Proteins encoded within one genomic window of Sulfurovum zhangzhouensis:
- a CDS encoding 4Fe-4S binding protein, whose product MTTFKKRDKNDIYGMPIVGFFFKNPLFLNGLRVTVLLLFAYGVYMGFVDQTPENTFTRYLFWGLFWSLFIIVSLSSFGRIFCGICPHGFVGKYLTKWGMNREFPKFLKNRYIGISLIVIGWWGVYYAYPSFFKSPLATAMLFFVLTVIAVVFFFVYKEMSYCKYICPIGSLTRAYHRIAPTWLGTYKEDCSQCKTFDCATACSANLKPFTFDKRNSMTDCTLCMDCSTACESVSFKINKPSFSLFDTFKIEKFEVWVFILITAAISITMSFHHALGRTAIADEFIWSKTANFVQQYIDLGSMDVVGLFAFIYAMVLSIGITYIGMFLASKLLNATFEKTFYTLGYAFIPLFIIGGLSHLLQSFFTHTYADIANGFIYGFGLDTAPVHNLAARKETWLNIFNYFPYIAVIWAYVILGKRIGFFNASKVKKTVAFIFASSLITFFLSLNIYKIYVYKTYGFANTGHHHSTAKKDQHHAGIEKKGIDKTVSKKDM is encoded by the coding sequence ATGACGACATTCAAAAAAAGAGATAAAAACGATATTTACGGGATGCCTATAGTTGGATTCTTTTTCAAGAATCCTCTTTTTCTCAATGGATTAAGGGTTACCGTATTACTGCTTTTTGCCTATGGGGTTTATATGGGCTTTGTGGATCAAACACCTGAAAACACCTTTACCAGATATCTTTTCTGGGGATTGTTCTGGTCACTATTTATCATCGTATCTCTTTCAAGTTTCGGTCGCATCTTTTGTGGTATCTGTCCGCACGGATTTGTTGGGAAATATTTGACAAAATGGGGAATGAATAGGGAGTTTCCAAAGTTCTTGAAAAACAGATACATCGGTATTTCTCTTATCGTTATAGGATGGTGGGGTGTTTACTATGCCTATCCATCATTCTTTAAATCTCCTTTAGCAACGGCAATGTTGTTTTTTGTACTTACTGTGATAGCAGTAGTTTTTTTCTTTGTCTATAAAGAGATGAGTTACTGTAAATATATCTGTCCAATCGGTTCTTTGACTAGAGCCTATCATCGTATCGCTCCAACTTGGCTTGGTACCTATAAAGAGGATTGCAGTCAATGTAAAACGTTTGATTGTGCAACAGCATGCAGCGCTAACCTGAAGCCATTTACTTTTGACAAGAGAAACAGTATGACTGATTGTACTCTATGTATGGATTGCAGTACAGCCTGTGAAAGTGTCAGTTTCAAGATCAACAAACCTTCGTTTTCTCTCTTTGATACCTTTAAGATAGAAAAGTTTGAAGTATGGGTTTTTATCCTCATCACTGCAGCAATTTCGATCACGATGAGTTTCCACCATGCATTGGGAAGAACGGCGATAGCGGATGAGTTTATTTGGTCTAAAACTGCGAACTTTGTACAGCAGTATATTGATTTGGGTTCTATGGATGTTGTAGGCTTGTTTGCCTTTATCTATGCAATGGTATTGAGTATAGGTATTACCTACATTGGCATGTTCTTAGCTTCAAAGCTTTTGAATGCAACGTTTGAAAAAACCTTTTATACTCTAGGTTATGCATTTATCCCACTATTTATCATCGGTGGATTATCTCATCTGCTGCAGAGTTTTTTTACACATACATATGCGGATATTGCCAATGGATTTATCTATGGATTTGGACTTGATACTGCGCCGGTCCACAATCTTGCTGCCAGAAAAGAGACCTGGTTAAATATCTTTAATTATTTCCCATACATTGCAGTGATATGGGCATATGTCATTTTGGGTAAAAGGATAGGTTTTTTCAATGCATCTAAAGTCAAGAAGACAGTTGCATTTATTTTTGCTTCATCACTGATCACTTTTTTTCTAAGTCTAAATATCTATAAGATATATGTCTATAAAACCTATGGTTTTGCAAATACAGGACACCACCATAGCACAGCAAAGAAAGATCAACATCATGCTGGGATTGAAAAGAAAGGTATAGATAAAACTGTTTCTAAAAAAGATATGTAA
- a CDS encoding SPOR domain-containing protein has product MNDHNLDDLIIDDIQPKQANKAKSFLTIIALAIVVLIVSIIFTKILLKAPKQDQLLFEQNEIEMISPDLTLQSVTGPEDKTSTPLEVTEDENRVQITKETTTPKITEEVPAPMSEITDKPEKSTNVELPKSEEQPEEVAVHKQVEVEKELTPAPMPEPEEEKPTDILNIVEQPAENSIHPTSEVSKQKVQNRTEQIVEEQRVEKYRPANVITRPAENYTKAIHHGNYYIQVGAFSNDPSQHFLNRITSNGFTYIITKRSPKGYKKLLIGPYSDQKSAEDALVRVKALINKRAFLLNKK; this is encoded by the coding sequence ATGAACGATCATAATTTAGATGACCTCATTATCGATGATATACAACCGAAGCAAGCCAATAAGGCAAAAAGTTTTCTGACAATTATCGCTCTGGCAATTGTTGTACTGATCGTTTCAATTATCTTTACTAAAATCTTACTCAAAGCACCAAAACAGGATCAACTTCTTTTTGAACAAAATGAGATAGAGATGATCAGTCCCGATCTTACACTGCAAAGCGTGACAGGGCCTGAGGATAAAACTTCCACACCTTTAGAAGTAACAGAAGATGAGAACCGGGTCCAAATCACCAAGGAGACAACAACTCCAAAAATCACAGAAGAAGTTCCGGCACCTATGTCAGAAATAACCGATAAGCCTGAAAAATCTACAAATGTAGAACTACCGAAATCAGAAGAGCAACCAGAAGAAGTAGCGGTTCATAAGCAAGTGGAAGTAGAGAAAGAACTCACACCAGCGCCAATGCCGGAACCAGAGGAAGAAAAGCCAACGGATATCCTGAATATCGTAGAACAACCTGCTGAAAATTCAATTCATCCAACGTCTGAAGTATCAAAGCAAAAAGTTCAAAACAGAACAGAACAGATCGTAGAAGAGCAAAGAGTAGAAAAATATAGACCTGCCAATGTGATCACAAGGCCTGCTGAAAACTATACAAAAGCTATTCATCACGGTAATTACTATATTCAGGTAGGTGCATTCAGCAATGATCCAAGTCAACATTTCTTGAATAGAATCACCAGTAATGGATTTACCTATATCATCACAAAAAGAAGTCCAAAAGGATACAAGAAACTCCTGATTGGACCATATTCTGATCAAAAATCTGCAGAAGATGCACTTGTGAGGGTCAAAGCCCTCATCAATAAACGCGCGTTTCTGCTTAATAAGAAGTAA
- a CDS encoding serine hydroxymethyltransferase has translation MSYAMETFDPEIFEAINNELERQTDHLEMIASENFTIPAVMEAMGSVFTNKYAEGYPYKRYYGGCENADVVEQLAIDRACELFGCNYANVQPHSGSQANGAVYAALLKAGEKILGMDLSHGGHLTHGSKPSFSGKNYQSFTYGVELDGRINYDRVMDIAKIVQPQIIVCGASAYAREIDFKKFREIADAVGAILFADIAHIAGLVCAGEHPSPFPYADVVTTTTHKTLAGPRGGMIMTNDEEIAKKINSAIFPGLQGGPLVHVVAAKAVGFKHNLSPEWKVYAKQVKANASVLAEVLMKRGYDVVSGGTDNHLVLLSFLNKDFSGKDADAALGAAGITVNKNTVPGETRSPFVTSGIRIGSPALTSRGMKEAEFEIIANKIADVLDNINDAELHAKIKEEMKELASNFKIYDKPIY, from the coding sequence ATGTCATACGCAATGGAAACTTTCGACCCGGAAATTTTTGAAGCGATTAATAATGAGCTTGAGAGACAGACCGATCACCTTGAGATGATCGCTAGTGAGAACTTCACTATTCCAGCTGTAATGGAAGCAATGGGTTCGGTATTTACGAACAAATATGCAGAGGGTTACCCTTACAAAAGATACTACGGTGGATGTGAAAATGCTGATGTTGTAGAACAACTGGCTATTGATAGAGCATGTGAACTTTTCGGTTGTAACTATGCAAACGTTCAACCTCACTCAGGTTCTCAAGCAAATGGTGCGGTATATGCTGCACTGCTAAAAGCAGGTGAGAAGATCCTTGGTATGGACCTTAGCCACGGTGGACACCTTACTCACGGTTCTAAGCCGAGCTTCTCCGGTAAAAACTACCAAAGCTTCACTTATGGTGTAGAGCTTGACGGCCGTATCAATTACGATAGAGTAATGGATATCGCTAAGATCGTACAACCTCAGATCATCGTGTGTGGTGCTTCAGCATATGCTAGAGAGATCGATTTTAAAAAGTTCCGTGAGATCGCTGATGCAGTTGGTGCGATCCTCTTTGCAGACATTGCACACATTGCAGGACTCGTATGTGCGGGTGAACATCCAAGTCCATTCCCGTATGCGGATGTTGTAACAACGACAACACACAAAACACTGGCAGGACCTCGTGGCGGTATGATCATGACTAACGACGAAGAGATCGCGAAGAAAATCAACTCTGCGATCTTCCCTGGTCTTCAGGGTGGTCCACTTGTACATGTGGTTGCTGCAAAAGCAGTAGGTTTCAAACACAACCTAAGCCCTGAGTGGAAAGTATATGCAAAGCAGGTTAAAGCAAATGCTTCAGTACTGGCAGAGGTATTGATGAAAAGAGGATATGACGTTGTTTCCGGCGGTACAGATAACCACCTTGTACTTCTTTCGTTCCTTAACAAGGATTTCTCAGGTAAAGATGCAGACGCAGCACTTGGAGCAGCAGGTATCACTGTAAACAAGAACACGGTTCCTGGTGAAACAAGAAGCCCATTTGTAACTTCAGGTATCCGTATCGGTTCTCCTGCACTTACAAGTAGAGGAATGAAGGAAGCAGAGTTTGAGATCATTGCAAACAAGATCGCAGACGTACTTGATAACATTAATGATGCTGAACTTCACGCGAAAATCAAAGAAGAGATGAAAGAACTTGCTTCAAACTTTAAAATCTATGACAAGCCGATTTATTAA
- a CDS encoding ArsS family sensor histidine kinase: protein MTSLRNKINLVFSVTLVLLAALFMASIKYDQSQYLERTEAQEREIVHYIYSYYLQTGKVDEAYLEAQNMSLITDKEMLVQIESFFKEKGKYTRYAVDTFRLKRVLLINNDRFKLILENKNKAEFPFKRIIVFSIVFFLIIMLYMWIIRSLRPLSVLKNKIKTFSQGNLNISCKSDKNDEIAAVANEFDHAVEMIRELLQSRQLFLRAIMHELKTPIGKGRLISEMLPDEKNKARMHSIFERLNLLIDEFAKIEQITSKNFQLSIKPYKASDLVEASIDLLMFENPKQHISIDTVKDFKLEVDFELFTLTLKNLLDNGIKYSIDKHIKVIINQDHIAVENRGEMLQEPIENYFKPFHTSKKGLGLGLYIVKSILDIHKMGLKYEHIEGMNRFIIKK, encoded by the coding sequence ATGACTTCACTACGCAATAAGATCAATCTGGTATTTTCTGTTACCTTAGTGCTGCTTGCCGCACTCTTTATGGCTTCGATCAAATATGATCAGAGCCAGTATTTAGAACGAACAGAGGCACAGGAGCGGGAAATCGTTCACTATATCTACAGCTATTACCTCCAAACAGGTAAAGTCGATGAAGCTTACCTAGAAGCACAAAATATGTCCCTGATCACAGATAAAGAGATGCTTGTTCAGATCGAAAGTTTTTTCAAGGAAAAAGGGAAGTACACACGTTATGCCGTAGATACTTTTCGTTTAAAACGTGTTCTTCTGATCAACAATGACAGATTCAAACTTATCTTGGAGAATAAAAATAAGGCAGAGTTCCCTTTCAAAAGAATAATTGTCTTTTCGATCGTATTTTTTCTTATCATTATGCTCTATATGTGGATCATACGGAGTCTTAGACCCCTATCAGTACTAAAGAATAAGATAAAAACCTTTTCACAGGGCAATCTCAATATCTCTTGTAAAAGTGATAAAAACGATGAGATCGCTGCAGTGGCAAACGAGTTTGATCATGCGGTAGAGATGATACGGGAATTGCTACAATCAAGACAACTTTTTTTGCGTGCTATTATGCATGAACTAAAAACACCTATCGGGAAAGGCCGGCTTATTAGTGAGATGCTGCCGGATGAAAAGAACAAAGCCCGTATGCACAGTATCTTTGAGAGGCTAAATCTACTGATAGATGAATTTGCAAAGATAGAACAGATCACTTCAAAGAACTTTCAACTCTCTATCAAGCCCTATAAGGCCTCTGATCTTGTTGAAGCCAGTATCGATCTTTTGATGTTTGAAAATCCTAAGCAACACATCAGTATTGATACAGTTAAAGACTTTAAACTTGAAGTAGATTTCGAACTTTTCACATTGACACTCAAAAACCTCCTAGATAACGGGATCAAATACAGTATAGATAAACATATCAAAGTGATTATCAACCAAGATCATATCGCGGTAGAAAACAGAGGAGAGATGCTACAAGAACCGATAGAAAACTACTTTAAACCATTCCATACCTCTAAAAAAGGATTGGGGCTTGGACTATATATCGTAAAAAGTATCTTGGATATTCATAAAATGGGTCTGAAGTATGAGCATATCGAAGGTATGAATCGCTTCATCATAAAAAAATAA
- a CDS encoding TonB-dependent receptor, whose amino-acid sequence MDKIKVGLVTSALVLGFTNISALEDIGDIQVYSTTIDDRFEAKKDEPSSVSTISGDKVDESHVENIQQILQSIPGITTEVKTGDSLKIHIRGVENQMYMGEKPGVAVVIDGVPVFERTGSVNIDLDNIESIKVIKGGASYLFGDDALSGAVIITTKKGAKYNNNFVSLERGSYGYQKLLARTGYSNDTMNFHIQASERKGKGYHEDSAYSAKYFNGKLQYYIDETSDITFGMELSDREKDTHGTVGGVTEAKTNPKSIYLGDQQSRDYTRGYDVQLGKFFVTYAKDFEDNSNLLINGYVYTDDTEFMSSPQTLDENGTAQEYFDDNDYVYDNVYHQIQRGIKSEYRTSSEKFATLLGLDIRANEYENSSFYRVDQALIDYRTRTTTPSYFEAGDPKSDSTTDENVFALYGEYKYAVNKNLSVTANLRYDMIMLDYSDYKDNQFKKDFNVYSYRLGANYLLSEDTSFYMNYSTGFRAPTVEQLYAGDVSTWGSTLNNPDLEPEHAYNYEIGFRTKKSGISYDFSLFQLDRKDFIMKTSGNYGDTETDDIWDNVGGARHRGVELAASGQLLKDLSFNLAYTYLDAKYTDYKNFGMTLGSGWSADVVTYDVTGNTIPRTSRHQFNVIADYIAIEDLKLTAEVNARSSYYADDLNELRIGGHATMNLATSYRMKFHDNDVNMFVRVDNVFDKQYYNTARSSGDRDENGVFDYEDLSITVNPGRIFTAGLSVKF is encoded by the coding sequence ATGGACAAAATAAAAGTAGGATTGGTTACTTCTGCTTTAGTATTAGGATTTACGAATATCTCTGCATTGGAGGATATAGGTGACATTCAAGTTTATTCTACAACTATTGACGATAGATTTGAGGCAAAGAAGGATGAACCTTCTTCCGTGAGTACTATTAGCGGCGATAAAGTGGATGAGTCACATGTCGAAAATATTCAACAAATCTTACAGTCAATTCCTGGGATCACGACTGAGGTGAAGACAGGTGATTCACTTAAGATACATATTAGAGGTGTTGAAAACCAGATGTATATGGGTGAAAAACCTGGTGTGGCAGTTGTAATCGACGGTGTGCCTGTTTTTGAAAGAACGGGAAGTGTCAATATTGACCTAGATAATATTGAGAGTATCAAAGTCATAAAAGGTGGTGCTTCTTATTTATTTGGTGATGATGCATTGAGTGGGGCAGTAATAATTACGACCAAAAAGGGAGCAAAGTATAACAATAATTTTGTCTCCCTGGAAAGAGGAAGTTACGGGTACCAAAAACTTTTGGCTAGAACAGGTTATTCCAATGATACAATGAATTTCCACATACAAGCTAGTGAAAGAAAAGGGAAGGGGTATCACGAAGACTCAGCATACAGTGCAAAATATTTCAATGGAAAGTTGCAATATTATATCGATGAAACTTCTGATATCACGTTTGGTATGGAACTCTCAGATAGAGAAAAAGATACGCATGGGACTGTTGGTGGTGTAACAGAAGCTAAGACCAATCCAAAGTCAATCTACCTTGGAGATCAACAAAGCCGAGATTATACAAGAGGCTATGATGTTCAGCTTGGAAAGTTTTTTGTGACATATGCAAAAGATTTTGAAGATAATTCGAACTTGTTAATCAATGGATATGTTTATACTGATGATACAGAATTTATGTCTTCACCTCAAACTTTAGATGAAAATGGAACAGCACAAGAATATTTTGATGATAATGACTATGTATATGATAATGTCTATCATCAGATACAAAGAGGTATCAAGAGCGAATATAGAACATCGTCTGAAAAGTTTGCAACATTGTTAGGATTAGATATTCGTGCCAATGAATATGAAAATAGTTCATTTTATCGTGTTGACCAGGCATTGATAGATTATAGAACCCGTACAACAACACCAAGTTACTTTGAAGCAGGTGATCCTAAAAGTGATAGTACCACTGATGAAAATGTATTTGCTCTATATGGCGAATACAAATATGCAGTAAATAAAAATTTAAGTGTAACTGCAAACCTTAGATATGATATGATCATGCTAGACTACTCAGATTATAAAGATAATCAATTTAAAAAAGATTTTAACGTTTACTCCTATAGATTGGGTGCCAACTATCTGTTAAGTGAAGACACCTCTTTTTATATGAATTACTCTACAGGGTTTAGAGCACCGACTGTAGAACAGCTCTATGCAGGGGATGTAAGTACATGGGGAAGTACACTTAATAATCCTGATTTGGAACCTGAACATGCTTATAACTATGAGATTGGATTCAGAACTAAAAAGAGCGGCATAAGCTATGACTTTTCACTCTTCCAACTAGATAGAAAAGATTTTATTATGAAAACATCAGGGAATTATGGAGATACAGAGACAGATGATATATGGGACAACGTTGGTGGAGCAAGACATAGGGGCGTGGAGCTTGCGGCAAGCGGTCAACTTTTAAAAGACCTTTCTTTTAACCTGGCATATACCTACCTGGATGCAAAGTATACAGACTATAAGAACTTCGGAATGACGTTAGGGAGTGGCTGGAGTGCAGACGTTGTAACTTATGATGTGACTGGAAATACTATTCCTAGAACATCTAGACATCAGTTCAATGTCATAGCTGACTATATAGCTATAGAGGATCTTAAACTTACAGCAGAGGTGAATGCAAGGTCAAGCTATTATGCTGATGATCTGAATGAACTAAGAATTGGGGGACATGCAACTATGAACCTCGCTACAAGTTATAGGATGAAATTCCATGATAATGATGTCAATATGTTTGTCAGAGTGGATAATGTATTTGACAAGCAATACTACAATACAGCAAGATCAAGCGGTGATAGGGATGAAAATGGTGTGTTTGACTATGAGGACCTTTCTATTACTGTAAATCCAGGAAGGATATTTACTGCAGGTTTGAGTGTGAAATTTTAA
- a CDS encoding shikimate dehydrogenase: protein MSKHLFAIFGNPVSHSKSPLMHNLAFRGLKIDACYTRYLLENGGKLKDKFFELGLKGINITVPHKEYAYQACDELDPFAQKVGAVNTIVERDGKLYGYNTDAPGFLKAISEFNGAKKVLFLGAGGTAQSTSMILKEAGYDVTILNRSEGRLVRYQEAGFETYTFENFKIQEYDLVINMTSAGLEDDSLPCPKEFLDEVIPSAKACIDIIYGKDTPFLKLAKAHNKPTKDGADMLLYQGVIAFEYFTDNAYKFHEIIPYMKRAFIL, encoded by the coding sequence ATGTCAAAACATCTTTTTGCTATTTTCGGTAATCCCGTCTCTCATTCCAAATCGCCACTCATGCATAATCTTGCCTTCAGAGGTCTGAAGATTGATGCTTGCTACACCCGCTACCTGCTCGAAAATGGGGGAAAACTAAAAGATAAATTTTTTGAGCTTGGACTCAAAGGGATCAATATCACGGTTCCTCACAAAGAGTATGCGTACCAAGCCTGTGATGAGTTAGATCCTTTTGCCCAAAAAGTAGGTGCTGTCAATACGATAGTGGAAAGAGATGGAAAACTTTATGGTTACAATACTGATGCACCAGGATTCCTGAAGGCAATTAGTGAGTTTAATGGAGCTAAAAAGGTACTTTTTTTAGGTGCTGGAGGTACAGCTCAATCTACCTCAATGATCTTAAAAGAAGCAGGTTATGATGTTACGATCCTTAACCGAAGCGAAGGCCGCCTGGTACGATATCAAGAAGCGGGGTTTGAGACATATACATTTGAAAATTTTAAAATTCAAGAGTATGATCTAGTGATCAACATGACCTCAGCAGGGCTTGAAGATGACTCACTACCTTGTCCCAAAGAGTTCTTGGATGAAGTCATCCCTTCAGCAAAAGCCTGTATTGACATCATTTATGGCAAAGATACACCGTTTCTCAAGCTTGCCAAAGCCCATAACAAACCTACCAAAGACGGTGCAGATATGCTGCTCTACCAAGGAGTTATTGCCTTTGAATATTTTACGGATAATGCCTATAAGTTTCATGAGATAATTCCCTATATGAAAAGAGCATTTATACTTTAA
- a CDS encoding DUF1882 domain-containing protein → MKVFDLDLIDTHYYIKRNSIVEQIQFNNRTFYAKFERIDEPLTPLLLEQHLQREYTIAAPLLENGYTDYLVIEYKGEEYQRFHYLIKHLFDTLHIEKYHIYQGKSEERIQVFIEVDKLSLEEADKQLKELSNLLKQKLTKKWKCLPDISLPEAYNIITLPYKKLI, encoded by the coding sequence TTGAAAGTATTTGACCTCGACCTTATTGATACCCATTATTATATTAAACGTAATAGTATCGTTGAACAGATACAGTTCAACAACCGTACTTTTTATGCTAAGTTCGAACGCATAGATGAACCGCTTACACCTCTTTTACTTGAACAGCATCTACAGCGCGAATATACCATTGCTGCACCTCTACTTGAAAATGGATATACCGACTATCTCGTGATCGAATACAAAGGGGAAGAGTATCAAAGGTTCCATTACCTCATCAAACATCTTTTTGATACTTTGCACATAGAAAAGTATCATATCTATCAAGGAAAGAGTGAAGAACGTATACAGGTATTTATAGAAGTAGATAAACTCTCTTTGGAAGAAGCGGATAAACAGTTGAAAGAGCTTTCAAATTTGCTCAAACAAAAACTCACAAAAAAGTGGAAATGTCTGCCGGATATTTCTTTACCCGAAGCATACAATATCATCACACTGCCTTATAAAAAACTCATCTAA
- a CDS encoding anthranilate synthase component I family protein, translating to MHKTILFDQLTPVALYGKIKTLFPDEITMLFESVVNTADGNFSFITIGAQERLSYKDKTTRYTDQNGTLQNLSENPFSFLKSYYTSLDKAKYQAKAEEVGFSFVDGFIGFIGYDMVKVFEPILEKSMNGLLDPLDTPDMDLVRPSIIIAHSHKNAKLTLILNDTRLTNEFNEITKSLNDICTPMPLIPVELEGEGEFSIEEERFKAMVDECKENIRAGDIFQILLSNRYTQKGKIDPLSFYRILRSKNPSPYLFLLDYEDFSICGSSPEVMVRLTNGEILLRPIAGTRKRGKTHQRDKELESELLADPKERAEHLMLIDLGRNDVGRVAKVGTVQVTEMMRVERYSHVMHLVSDVEAMIAEDKDMFDLFAATFTAGTMTGAPKIKAMELIAGYEGLKRGFYSGAVGYFSFNGNMDSSIAIRTSLIKPDSITLQAGAGVVADSIPELEYLEVKNKLGALMATLNEMKTL from the coding sequence ATGCATAAAACAATACTATTTGACCAACTCACTCCAGTAGCACTTTACGGAAAGATCAAAACACTCTTTCCCGATGAAATCACAATGTTGTTTGAAAGTGTAGTCAACACAGCTGACGGGAATTTCTCTTTTATCACGATAGGAGCTCAAGAGCGTCTTAGTTACAAAGATAAAACGACTCGTTATACAGATCAAAACGGAACTCTCCAAAACCTTTCAGAAAACCCTTTTAGTTTTCTAAAGTCATACTATACGTCTTTAGACAAGGCAAAGTATCAAGCAAAGGCAGAAGAAGTCGGATTCTCTTTTGTAGACGGTTTTATCGGTTTTATCGGCTATGACATGGTAAAAGTCTTTGAACCAATACTGGAAAAGAGTATGAATGGTTTGCTTGATCCGTTAGATACACCGGATATGGATCTTGTACGTCCCTCGATCATTATCGCCCACTCACACAAAAATGCAAAACTTACACTCATTCTCAATGATACACGTTTAACCAACGAGTTCAATGAGATTACAAAGTCTCTAAATGATATTTGCACTCCAATGCCTCTTATACCTGTTGAACTGGAAGGTGAAGGTGAGTTCAGTATTGAAGAAGAACGATTTAAAGCGATGGTCGATGAGTGTAAAGAAAATATACGTGCAGGTGATATTTTCCAGATATTGCTTTCAAACCGCTATACACAAAAAGGAAAGATTGATCCACTCAGCTTCTATAGGATACTACGTTCGAAGAACCCTTCACCTTATCTTTTCTTACTTGATTATGAAGACTTTTCCATCTGTGGTTCAAGTCCAGAGGTGATGGTAAGACTTACTAATGGAGAAATTCTCTTACGTCCAATTGCAGGAACGCGCAAAAGAGGTAAAACGCACCAAAGAGACAAAGAGTTGGAATCAGAACTTCTGGCTGATCCTAAAGAGCGTGCAGAGCACCTCATGCTTATTGACCTTGGACGTAATGACGTGGGACGTGTAGCCAAAGTTGGAACAGTACAGGTCACTGAAATGATGCGTGTTGAAAGATACTCTCATGTAATGCATCTTGTATCTGATGTAGAAGCGATGATCGCAGAAGATAAAGATATGTTTGACCTTTTTGCAGCAACTTTTACAGCCGGTACGATGACTGGGGCACCAAAGATCAAAGCAATGGAATTGATTGCAGGCTATGAAGGTCTCAAACGCGGATTTTACTCTGGGGCAGTAGGTTACTTCTCATTTAATGGGAATATGGACTCCTCTATCGCTATACGCACATCCCTTATTAAACCTGATTCTATTACACTGCAGGCAGGTGCAGGTGTTGTTGCAGACTCCATCCCGGAACTTGAATACTTAGAGGTAAAAAACAAACTGGGAGCACTTATGGCAACCCTGAATGAGATGAAGACACTTTAA
- a CDS encoding response regulator transcription factor: MINILMIEDDPEFAELLSEYLAQYDIKVTNYEDPYLGLSAGVKKFDLAILDLTLPGMDGLEACEEIVRKYDIPVIISSARSDINDKVKALALGADDYLPKPYDPKEMYARITSLLRRYSKSKENGDTLPKSDFETKGDTIYFQGQALSLTPAEFEVLSLLVKHQGITQSREQIINASATMSIDSQGKSLDVIISKIRSKLGDPKRIQAVRGVGYKLV, translated from the coding sequence ATGATCAATATCCTTATGATAGAAGATGATCCGGAATTTGCAGAGCTTCTCAGTGAATATCTAGCTCAATATGACATCAAAGTAACAAACTACGAAGATCCGTACCTAGGTTTGAGTGCAGGTGTGAAAAAGTTTGATCTGGCTATCCTTGATTTAACACTTCCAGGTATGGATGGACTTGAAGCATGTGAAGAGATCGTACGCAAGTATGATATCCCTGTTATCATCTCTTCAGCACGTTCCGATATCAATGACAAGGTCAAAGCTTTGGCTTTGGGTGCAGATGATTATCTTCCAAAACCATATGATCCCAAAGAGATGTATGCACGTATCACTTCCCTTCTTAGAAGATACTCTAAAAGCAAAGAGAACGGTGATACCCTGCCAAAGAGTGACTTTGAAACCAAGGGCGATACTATTTATTTTCAAGGACAGGCATTGTCACTTACTCCTGCTGAGTTTGAAGTACTCTCACTACTTGTAAAACATCAGGGTATTACCCAGTCACGTGAACAGATCATCAACGCCTCTGCAACAATGAGTATTGACTCACAAGGGAAAAGCCTTGATGTGATCATCTCAAAGATACGCTCCAAACTTGGTGATCCCAAACGTATCCAGGCCGTACGCGGGGTAGGGTATAAGCTCGTCTGA